From Geotalea uraniireducens Rf4:
CCCCCAAGGCGCTCTTGAAACCCTGGTCCTTCTCGATACCGAACAGACCGTCGAAATCTCCCTTCATGGAGATAACAATACCTATGGCTTCGTCATAGTCGATGACGTGCAGCGCCTGCCGGGTAGTCTCCTCGATGGACAGAGTGCCGTGGTCGTAGCGATCCAGGAGGGTCAGGGCATAAGCGTAATCGGTGATGACCCGCAGCACGTCCTTGCCGGTTTCATTGACCAGTTCCTGGTTGGCCAGGGTGCGGGCCAGCAGTTCCACGGTCCGGCGCATATCGGTCAGCTTTTCGGCCTGCTCACGGAAGCGCTGTTCGTTAACGGTGTAGCCTTTGACGATGTGGTCGCGCAGGACATGCGTAGCCCACTGGCGGAAGCGGGTGCCTTGCTGCGACTTGACCCGATAGCCGACGGAAATGATGACATCCAAATTGTAGTGGGCGGTATCATAGGTTTTTCCATCAGCGGCAGTTATCCGGAATTTCCGGATAACTGAAGATTCATCCAACTCACCCTCGCGGAAAATATTCCTGATGTGTTCGTTGATTGTTCTAACATCCTTATTGAAAAGCTCGGCCAGTTGCTTTTGGGTCAGCCAGACGGTCTCTTTTTCGAGATGCACCGCAAGCGAGGTTGCCCCATCCGGGGTCTGGTACAGGACGACAGCATTGTCAGTAATGGTCATACTCATGCCTCAATAAAATCTAGTGAAAATTGCAATATGCATTTTTTGCAAATTGCTTTTTCGTTGGACTACTACCCTTCTGCAAATGCATCACGCAAGTGATTTTTGCCGTCGGCGGCAGCTGTTTCCAAAAAGGAAATAGCTGCCTGCTCGTCCTGCTCAATGGCAATTTCCACGGCACGCTTGGCGGTTTCGAGTAAAGCGGTGGATTGCTTTTTGAGCGCAAGAGAGGAAATAATCTTCTCTCGGATTTTCAACTGGGTGTCTTTGGCTACAAAAGGGATAAGGACTTGGGCAACATCTTTCGGGTATAGGTGCGGCTGTGCCGAACCGGTTCTCATTTTCTCGGTTTGAAGACGACCAATAAATGAGTTAATTACAAACGCGACATACACGGGGTCTTCAATAACCCGAAGAATGATAATATCTTGGCATGCGACCGCCTTTTTCTCAGAAAGATAAGGCTGAGCTCTCCCGATATTTGCACCTGTCCCATAGATGAGAATATCGTTCTCTGCAACAAAAGATGTTTCCTCTGTTGAGAAGTGCTTTATATTGGTTTTGTCGAAGTTGTCGTAATTCAGTCCAGCTTCAAGGATATGTTTCTGGGTAATCATATCGACGGTTCCGGTCTCGTCATAAATTGCAGCCATCCCGCGTGAATTATAGGTTTGAATCTCCTCAACCCGCTTGAAATACTCACCATTGCTCTTGATGAGTTCTTCTATTTCGTCAAACATCGGCTGGTAATACTCCGCATCCATACGACCAGATGCGACGAAAGACTCCTTGAACGATTTGATGTTGGTGTTTTTGGTGGTGGGGGTGTAGGTGGCGAGGTTTAGTGCGTTGAGCAACAGGGTTTCGGCATTTTTATAGGAAGCTATTCCTTTGGATGAAACTTCGACCGAGTTCTGATGCAATTCAACAATTCTATTCTGAAATTCCTGCCCGAATAGTGGGATGAAAACGTCTCTTATATCTTCCAAGTGAAGATCGGGTTGACTTGCACCTTTTTGCACGCGCAGCAATTGTGTTTGACCACTTTCACTATTGATAAATGTTGCCAAAACTTCCGGCGCAATTAATTCGGTTCTTGGTCGAAGTAATGCGACGCTCACAAAAATACTGAAGACTGGCAAACCTTCTGGAACTACAGCAGCCCATCGCGGGCCAACACCAACTTTACGAAGCAATACATCCCCAGGCTGGGGATCACATCTTCGATAAAGATTATCGTGTTCTTCAGAACTGATGAATCGGTGCCCAGCTTCAAGGCTTAGCGAATTTTCCAATACATTCAGCGCGGAAAGAAATGGGACGCCATTTTCTGTATAACTCGGCGTGAAGTGTGTTCCGTCAGAAATCTTATTCGTAAGAGTAGAAAGAAGCACAGGACTTTTACTCTTTAATAAATTTTCCAAAGAAAGATATTTTTTCTGGTAATACTCAGCTTCCATGCGAACAGGCTTGTGAAGCGATGAAAATAATATCTCGCTAATCTCAAGCCCTTCCAACAACGCCCGATAACGGGCTTCATCGAAAGGGCCTAAAGAAAAAAACTTAGGCGCTCCTTTTTGGCAAATTCGATAAAAGCCTCGGCAATGCCGTCTTGGGTCAAGCCGTCGTGATTGAACAGGTCGTGCTTGACGATCAGGTGTTCATGGGCATCCAGCACAAATTCGTTGAGGTCTTGCGGCGTGGCTTCGTAGCGATTAATCACTTCGGCGGCGATGTTCTTGGCAGGCGTCTTTTCTGCGCTGGCCACTGCCGGCAAGTCCTTGCGTTTCACAAATATCTTATCGCCGCTATTGTCCTTGCTCGGCTCCTTCATGGTGGCAAAAAAGATGTGGTAATCGTCCACCCTGGGGCAGAGCTTGTCGTCCCACTTTTGCACGAATATCACGCTGGTTTTGGTGCCGGTGTGCGGCTTGAACACGTTGCCGTGCAACCCCACCACGGCCAGGATGCGGCAATGGTCGGCCAGGTATTCGCGGATGTATTTGTCGCTGGAGTTGTTAAAGCGGCCCTGCGGCAACACAATCGCCATCCGCCCGCCGGGCTTGATGAAGCTCAGATTGCGCTCGATAAACAGGATGTCGCGACCGACATTGTTTTGGTCTTTGATTTTTACCTTGCGGAACGAGCCGTCGGCCATTTTGTAGATGGTATCAAAGCTGGCGCGCAAGCACTCCGGGAAAGTCGGCACGCGCTGGGTCGCATCCTCGATGTTCTTGTCGTTCTCATCGACCTTGCTAATCTTGTCCAGGCTCACGGTTCGTGCCAATTCATATTTGGCCAGAATACGGGTTTCCTTGATGTCACCCGCAAACGGTGGATTGGCCATGAGGATGTCAAAGGAGAAGTCCCTGTCTTGCTCTTTGGCCGCTCTCTGTTTGCGCAGCTTTTTCCAGCCTTCGCTGTAAATGTCAGTCCAATTTTGGTCTTTGGTTTTTTCGTCCCAACGTTCGTAATCCAAGGTGTTGAGGTGCAGCACGTTGGTTTGGCCGTCACCGGCGATCAGGTTCAGGGTCCGGCCTACGCGCACGGCCTTTTCGTCAAAGTCGATGGCAAATACTTTATCCTGCACGTAGTCTGTCTCGCGCGGTGTGCGTTGCTCTGTAGTGAAGTGATCGCTTATGGGTAAGCCAAGATCACGCCGGATCTGATGCCAGACATGAAAAATGGTGTGCACCGGAAAGCCGCAACTACCAGCGGCGGTGTCGATTATCGATTCGTGCTCCTGCGGATTGAGCATCTTGACGCACATATCAATTACGTAGCGCGGAGTGAAATACTGCCCTTTCTCCCCCTTGCTGCTTTTATTGATGAGATACTCGAAAGCCTCATCCACCACGTCCAGATTGGAGTTAAACAGCTTCACCCCTTCCAGTGACGATACGCACACAGCCAGGTGGCTGGGGGTGAGATCGATTTTTGCGCCATCGGGAAATACCCCTTCCCACTTGCCGCGAGCTTTGTCGAACAACTCCTGGATTTTGGCTTTGAGTTCGGTTTCGGTGTCGCC
This genomic window contains:
- the rhuM gene encoding RhuM family protein, yielding MTITDNAVVLYQTPDGATSLAVHLEKETVWLTQKQLAELFNKDVRTINEHIRNIFREGELDESSVIRKFRITAADGKTYDTAHYNLDVIISVGYRVKSQQGTRFRQWATHVLRDHIVKGYTVNEQRFREQAEKLTDMRRTVELLARTLANQELVNETGKDVLRVITDYAYALTLLDRYDHGTLSIEETTRQALHVIDYDEAIGIVISMKGDFDGLFGIEKDQGFKSALGAIYQTFGGEELYPSVEEKGANLLYFVVKNHAFSDGNKRIAAALFIYFLGMNGILYRPDGSKRLADNALVALTLLIAESRPEEKETIAKVIVNLINRKND
- a CDS encoding N-6 DNA methylase gives rise to the protein MTITLAELLKDSAYKLTQFKPAQIQALEASITMKETEKNPAPYVSCLVRGKPIKLTPEEAVRQLYVMVLKDDLDYPINRLSLEYDVTRGREKKRVDICVFDKDKTTTPYILVELKKPKLKDGKEQLKSYCNFSGAPMGVWSNGDSISFYHRKDPNYFEPIPAIPSAHEKLSDILTARWTLDDLVKHDVLVNQKKSLKDLILEMEDEVLANAGVDVFEELFKLIFTKLYDEMESGRDKKRHLIFRNYGDTETELKAKIQELFDKARGKWEGVFPDGAKIDLTPSHLAVCVSSLEGVKLFNSNLDVVDEAFEYLINKSSKGEKGQYFTPRYVIDMCVKMLNPQEHESIIDTAAGSCGFPVHTIFHVWHQIRRDLGLPISDHFTTEQRTPRETDYVQDKVFAIDFDEKAVRVGRTLNLIAGDGQTNVLHLNTLDYERWDEKTKDQNWTDIYSEGWKKLRKQRAAKEQDRDFSFDILMANPPFAGDIKETRILAKYELARTVSLDKISKVDENDKNIEDATQRVPTFPECLRASFDTIYKMADGSFRKVKIKDQNNVGRDILFIERNLSFIKPGGRMAIVLPQGRFNNSSDKYIREYLADHCRILAVVGLHGNVFKPHTGTKTSVIFVQKWDDKLCPRVDDYHIFFATMKEPSKDNSGDKIFVKRKDLPAVASAEKTPAKNIAAEVINRYEATPQDLNEFVLDAHEHLIVKHDLFNHDGLTQDGIAEAFIEFAKKERLSFFL
- a CDS encoding restriction endonuclease subunit S domain-containing protein, translated to MEAEYYQKKYLSLENLLKSKSPVLLSTLTNKISDGTHFTPSYTENGVPFLSALNVLENSLSLEAGHRFISSEEHDNLYRRCDPQPGDVLLRKVGVGPRWAAVVPEGLPVFSIFVSVALLRPRTELIAPEVLATFINSESGQTQLLRVQKGASQPDLHLEDIRDVFIPLFGQEFQNRIVELHQNSVEVSSKGIASYKNAETLLLNALNLATYTPTTKNTNIKSFKESFVASGRMDAEYYQPMFDEIEELIKSNGEYFKRVEEIQTYNSRGMAAIYDETGTVDMITQKHILEAGLNYDNFDKTNIKHFSTEETSFVAENDILIYGTGANIGRAQPYLSEKKAVACQDIIILRVIEDPVYVAFVINSFIGRLQTEKMRTGSAQPHLYPKDVAQVLIPFVAKDTQLKIREKIISSLALKKQSTALLETAKRAVEIAIEQDEQAAISFLETAAADGKNHLRDAFAEG